One window from the genome of Alkalihalobacillus sp. LMS6 encodes:
- a CDS encoding sigma-54-dependent Fis family transcriptional regulator, which produces MKEIDIHKLPFPSFLTNEQGELLTYNRLFEKKFHYLIGDTDWKRHALGGEDGDQIKLVYLDSNDEHFLFLKEESSNEPDQLYVGIRATSVHPLFQQLKEAEHVNRELNTIIENSYDGIYITDANGTTLKANKAIERITGIPPSYYLGKNVDSLVERGILENSVTHKVRAQKRVVSVVQKNFEGKETLFTGTPVFDQDGQLEKVVTNIRDLSELNDLQKALRKATELNQSYKVALDKLKHKRQSDDVVVMSQKMKTIYQMAERIADVDATVLILGETGVGKDVLAKHIFNQSYRAKEGKFIKVNCGAIPPELLESELFGYEKGAFTGASNRGKVGMFELAHKGMLFLDEVGELPIHLQVKLLRVLQEGEIQRIGGTQPKKVRVRVVAATNRKLQEMVDQGTFREDLFYRLNVIPIHIPPLRERTDDIVSLVNLFLNQLNEKYGLHKTMDQSLKQFFIQHRWKGNVRELSNLVERMLLTTEEPVMGLAHLPSEYTLANEAKDTNTVSLKSVIEQAEEKIMRQAAEQYGSTYEIAEALKTSQPTVVRKLKKYNLSVNQFQHTKASL; this is translated from the coding sequence ATGAAGGAGATTGACATTCATAAGCTACCATTTCCAAGTTTTTTAACGAATGAGCAAGGAGAGTTGCTCACATACAATCGTCTGTTTGAAAAAAAGTTTCATTATTTAATTGGTGATACGGATTGGAAGCGACATGCATTAGGTGGAGAAGATGGAGACCAAATAAAACTAGTTTATCTCGATTCAAACGATGAACATTTCCTCTTTTTAAAAGAAGAAAGTTCCAATGAGCCGGATCAATTATATGTTGGTATACGCGCCACATCTGTACATCCGCTTTTTCAACAATTAAAAGAAGCGGAACATGTGAATCGTGAACTAAATACGATCATTGAAAACTCGTATGATGGCATCTATATTACGGATGCCAATGGAACAACATTAAAAGCCAATAAAGCGATTGAACGGATCACAGGTATTCCACCGAGCTATTATCTCGGAAAGAATGTCGATTCGTTAGTAGAAAGAGGCATTTTAGAGAATTCGGTCACCCATAAAGTGCGGGCACAAAAGCGGGTAGTTTCTGTTGTCCAAAAAAATTTTGAAGGCAAAGAGACACTGTTTACGGGTACACCTGTTTTTGATCAGGATGGTCAGTTAGAAAAAGTCGTGACCAATATCCGCGATCTATCAGAATTAAATGATTTACAAAAGGCGTTGCGCAAAGCAACTGAATTAAATCAATCTTATAAGGTGGCGTTGGACAAATTGAAACATAAACGCCAGTCTGATGATGTGGTCGTGATGAGTCAAAAGATGAAAACAATCTATCAGATGGCTGAACGAATTGCGGATGTTGATGCCACAGTGTTAATTTTAGGTGAAACCGGTGTGGGCAAGGATGTGCTCGCTAAGCATATTTTTAATCAGAGCTACCGAGCAAAAGAAGGAAAGTTTATTAAAGTTAATTGTGGAGCGATTCCTCCAGAATTACTTGAATCGGAACTATTTGGCTATGAAAAAGGTGCGTTTACAGGTGCTAGTAACCGAGGAAAGGTCGGGATGTTCGAGTTGGCGCACAAAGGCATGCTTTTTTTAGACGAAGTGGGTGAGTTGCCGATTCACTTACAAGTAAAATTGCTTCGTGTGTTACAAGAAGGCGAAATTCAAAGAATTGGTGGAACACAGCCAAAAAAAGTGCGTGTACGAGTTGTAGCAGCCACTAATCGAAAGTTGCAAGAGATGGTTGACCAAGGGACCTTTCGCGAAGATCTATTTTACCGGTTAAATGTGATTCCGATTCATATTCCCCCATTAAGAGAACGTACAGACGATATCGTTTCGTTAGTCAATTTGTTTTTAAATCAATTAAACGAAAAATATGGCTTACATAAAACGATGGATCAGTCCCTTAAGCAGTTTTTTATTCAGCATCGCTGGAAAGGAAACGTGAGAGAATTATCAAATCTAGTAGAACGGATGTTATTAACAACAGAGGAACCGGTTATGGGTTTGGCTCATCTTCCTTCTGAATATACGCTAGCAAATGAAGCGAAAGATACAAACACGGTTTCCCTCAAATCAGTCATCGAACAAGCTGAGGAAAAGATCATGCGTCAAGCGGCTGAACAATATGGTTCAACGTATGAAATTGCAGAAGCGCTGAAGACAAGTCAGCCGACGGTTGTGCGGAAATTAAAAAAATATAATTTATCAGTGAATCAGTTTCAGCACACAAAAGCCAGTCTATAA